A single Ammospiza caudacuta isolate bAmmCau1 chromosome 6, bAmmCau1.pri, whole genome shotgun sequence DNA region contains:
- the PSMD13 gene encoding 26S proteasome non-ATPase regulatory subunit 13: MKDVPGFLQQSQSAGPGQAAVWHRLEELYNKKLWHQLTLQVLDFVQDPCFAQGDGLIKLYENFISEFEHRVNPLSLVEIILHVVRQMTDPNVALTFLEKTREKVKSSDEAVILCKTAIGALKLNIGDLQVTKETIEEVEEMLNTLPGVTSVHSRFYDLSSKYYQTVGNHAAYYKDALRFLGCIEVKDLPVSEQQERAFTLGLAGLLGEGVYNFGELLMHPVLESLRSTDRQWLIDTLFAFNSGNVETFQALKSAWGQQPDLAANEALLLQKIQLLCLMEMTFTRPANHRQLTFEEIAKSAKVTVNEVELLVMKALSVGLVKGSIDEVDKRVHMTWVQPRVLDLQQIKGMKDRLEFWCTDVRSMEMLVEHQAHDILT, translated from the exons atGAAGGACGTGCCgggcttcctgcagcagagccagagcgCGGGGCCGGGCCAGGCCGCCGTGTGGCACCGCCTCGAGGAGCTCTACAACAAGAA GCTATGGCACCAGCTCACTCTGCAGGTGCTGGACTTCGTGCAGGACCCCTGCTTCGCCCAGGGAGATGGGCTCATCAAG CTCTATGAGAACTTCATCAGTGAGTTTGAGCACAG ggtgaaccccctgtccctggtggagatTATCCTGCACGTGGTCCGGCAGATGACAG ATCCCAATGTGGCCCTGACTTTTCTGGAGAAGACCCGGGAAAAG gtgaaGAGCAGCGACGAGGCCGTGATCCTGTGCAAAACAGCCATCGGGGCCCTCAAGCTCAACATCGGGGACCTGCAGGTCACCAAG GAGACCATtgaggaggtggaggagatgCTGAACACCCTCCCTGGGGTGACATCCGTGCACAGCCGCTTCTATGACCTCTCCAGCAAGTACTACCAGACCGTGGGCAACCATGCCGCCTATTACAAGGATGCGCTGCGCTTCCTGGGCTGCATCGAGGTCAAGGACCTGCCAG tatcagagcagcaggagagagccTTCACCCTGGGGCTGGCCGGGCTGCTGGGAGAAGGCGTCTACAACTTTGGGGAGCTG ctgatgCACCCTGTGCTGGAGTCCCTGCGCAGCACAGACCGGCAGTGGCTCATTGACACCCTCTTCGCCTTCAACAGCGGCAACGTGGAGACCTTCCAGGCCCTCAAGTCGGCCTGGGGGCAGCAG cCCGACCTGGCTGCCAACGAagctctcctgctgcagaaGATCCAGCTGTTGTGTCTCATGGAG ATGACTTTCACCCGCCCGGCCAACCACCGCCAGCTCACCTTCGAGGAGATTGCCAAGAGTGCCAAAGTCACCGTCAACGAG GTGGAGCTGCTGGTGATGAAGGCGCTCTCAGTGGGGCTGGTGAAGGGCAGCATCGATGAAGTGGACAAGAGGGTGCACATGACATGGGTGCAGCCACGGGTGCTGGACCTGCAGCAG ATCAAGGGGATGAAGGATCGCCTGGAGTTCTGGTGCACGGACGTGCGGAGCATGGAGATGCTGGTGGAGCACCAAGCCCACGACATCCTGACATAG
- the SIRT3 gene encoding NAD-dependent protein deacetylase sirtuin-3, mitochondrial: MAGAGISTPSGIPDFRSPGSGLYSNLEQYNIPYPEAIFELGYFFVNPKPFFTLAKELYPGNYRPNSAHYFLRLLHDKGLLLRLYTQNIDGLERVAGIPPDRLVEAHGTFATATCTVCQRNFPGEDFRGDVMGDRIPCCPVCTGVVKPDIVFFGEQLPPRFLLHLTDFPMADLLFVIGTSLEVEPFASLADAVRSSVPRVLINRELVGPFAWQQRHNDVAELGDVVGGVERLVELLGWKEEMQTLIQKEKEKLDAKDK; the protein is encoded by the exons ATGGCCGGCGCTGGGATCAGCACGCCCAGCGGCATCCCCGACTTCAG gtccccCGGGAGCGGCTTGTACAGCAACCTGGAGCAGTACAACATCCCCTACCCCGAGGCCATCTTTGAGCTGGGGTATTTCTTCGTCAACCCCAAGCCCTTCTTCACACTGGCCAAGGAGCTCTATCCTGGAAACTACCGCCCCAATTCCGCCCACTATTTCCTCCGGCTGCTGCACGACAAGGGGCTGCTCCTGCGCCTCTACACCCAGAACATCGATGGGCTGGAGAGAG TGGCTGGGATCCCTCCTGACAGGCTGGTGGAAGCCCACGGCACCTTTGCCACTGCCACCTGTACGGTGTGTCAGAGGAACTTCCCCGGAGAGGACTTCAGG GGAGATGTCATGGGGGACAGGATCCCTTGCTGTCCTGTCTGCACCGGAGTTGTCAAGCCTGACATAGTGTTCTTCGGCGAGCAGCTCCCACCGCGCTTCCTCCTGCACCTCACAGACTTCCCCATGGCAGACCTGCTCTTCGTCATCGGGACATCCCTGGAG GTGGAGccctttgccagcctggccGACGCCGTGCGCAGCTCCGTGCCGCGGGTGCTCATCAACCGGGAGCTGGTGGGGCCCTTCGCGTGGCAGCAGCGCCACAACGACGTGGCCGAGCTCGGGGACGTGGTCGGTGGCGTCGAGAGGctggtggagctgctgggctggaaggaggagatgCAAACGCTGAtccagaaggagaaagagaag CTGGATGCCAAGGACAAGTAG